In Artemia franciscana chromosome 4, ASM3288406v1, whole genome shotgun sequence, a single window of DNA contains:
- the LOC136026638 gene encoding diphosphoinositol polyphosphate phosphohydrolase 2-like, which translates to MVKDKPNSTRIYDEEGYRKRAACICVNGDESEVLLVSSSKEPDRWIVPGGGVEPNEDPKGAAAREVWEEAGVRGQLGRCLGIFENEERRHRTAVYVLLVNEELEEWDDSKNIGRKRKWFRIKDAIELLSETKPLHYVYLQSLLKATSDSDKGRPDTVNSS; encoded by the exons ATGGTCAAAGACAAACCAAACTCAACAAGAATTTACGACGAAGAGGGATACCGCAAAAGGGCTGCATGTATATGTGTGAATGGTGACGAATCTGAA gtGCTTCTTGTGTCCTCATCAAAGGAACCCGATAGATGGATTGTTCCCGGAGGTGGAGTTGAACCTAATGAAGATCCCAAAGGTGCAGCGGCTAGGGAAGTTTGGGAAGAAGCTGGGGTACGAGGTCAGCTTGGAAGATGTCTCGGTATTTTTGAG aacgAAGAGCGTCGACACCGCACTGCTGTCTACGTATTACTTGTCAACGAAGAACTAGAGGAATGGGACGACTCAAAAAATATCGGACGAAAACGGAAATGGTTTCGAATTAAAGATGCAATCGAACTATTGTCTGAAACAAAACCATTGCACTACGTCTACTTACAGTCCCTTTTGAAGGCGACATCAGACTCAGATAAGGGTCGACCAGATACAGTGAATTCTTCATAG